The genomic interval gtgtgtgtgtgtgtgtgtgtgtgtgtgtgtgtgtgtgtgtgtggctgtgtgtgtgtgtgtgtgtgtgtgtgtgtgtgtgtgtgtgtgtgtgtgtgtgtatgtgtgtgtgtggctgtgtgtgtgtgtgtgtgtgtgtgtgtgtgtgtgtgtgtgtgtgtgtttgtggctgtgcgtgtctgtgcatgttgtgtgcatacaacaataaattaatttactaacaactaataatctaatctgcccatGCGGAGAATGAGATGATGGCCTAGTAAACCTATACTTTGATTATGAACCTGCTCAAATAGTAACCCAAGGAGCTAGTCAGTTTAAAATAGTAACCTATGGTTACTGTTTAAGAGATCAATACAGCAACAATTGACATGTTTGATGAATACTATACATTCAAACTAACTGTGATAAATCTCATATCTTCAAATGTCTTTTATTGTGCATTATGGTGTTTTTGCTATATAGTAGTTCCAAATTTAGGGAGAGTACTTTCCCATCCTTAATTGTTAACTAACGCCAGTCATCTCTGATGCACATTACTGTTACATCTTTTAAAGTCAAGGAAAATGTTTCTACTTCATTCCAGCCAATACCTTCTAAAATGCTGTAAGACACTACAAGATTATAAGCACCACCATGTCTTCTTATCTATTAAATATAAACTGCTCTGCTTCCTTTGCTCTACTCTTCATCAGTCACTGTCTGTCATacctattgtttgtctgtggttACATATATAACACAAAAGTCTTTCATTCAAGAAGACCTTACTAATTTCATTTCATACCTGCATccatgactgatgagctgcaCTGCGAGTTGCTCCGTGTGCAATTATATAAACTTTCTTGTCAGGAGAATATTCTAATTCTTTTccaaaatcaacaacatgCGGTGCTCCAAACTTCACTTTCTGGTTATTCATGCTGCTCTCTTGGAAAAGGTTGTCAGTAGCTGAAGACATGTCTACTCGAGGCTCGTACCACTGAGGAGGTGTCTTTGGACTAACAACAGTCGAATACCGAAAATCAATAAAAGGACCCTggacacacctacacacatgCAATCTTCATTATTACATACTATTCAATTTTAGTGTATTGAAATGCTGTTGATACCAATTGCCACAGTTTGGTGGTGGATTAGGAGGAATTGTAGGATTATCCAAAGCATAACTAAGTGCATAAACACGACATTTATATagcattatttattaattaaacatgtttcTTACGTTCCATAATACCAAACTCCTTGATGGACAAAATTAGCTGATGGATAACGACCTATGTataccacacaaacaaatcaaaatcaacaatTATTCAGCACCAAAGCAATTATACATGCATTACCTCTTTACTATTGCTATCTACTCATGCAGTCAAGGAAGTTAATTCAAACTATAGTTCACATCATACATAAATTAAGTTCCattaggccagaccaactaaatcaTTGGATACTCAGATCTCTTGAACTACATGAAAACTAGACTGACCAACCAAAATAGAAAGTAATCATCACACGACATTTTGAGCAAGTGCAGTTAACGTTCTTGTTGTGTGCTGCCTACAAACCTATGAAACAGACACTAAAACGACTTGGATACTGGGTGAAATGAAAAAAGATGCTGGATCATATGCTCTAGTCACCAATAGCTACTCAcagtaagtatgtatgtaccaAATGTTTCTACACCAAGCACAAAATCATTGCACATGCAGCCATCAAATTCTATTTGTATTTGGGTCAAGCTCAAAATTGAACTGATGAAGCTGAGCATTAAGAAATTAAACTAGTCTGGCCTTACAGCAAACCTTGATGACTGATTAATCAATGAATTAACATTGCAACACTTTAGATAATTTGGTGAATATTGAGTGTAATTTTGCTCATCACAAACAATGACTCAATCATCCAAGTTGTAAACAGCAAGCAATCAAGAGTGAAATCTGTTTATGCACTGCCTATATACCCTTGTATGGAGCTGGAAAGCTTTGAAATGTTCCAACATTGGCAATAGTGAGACTGAGTGGATCACTTCCAATAGCTACAGCAAACCCAGTAGTGTGTTGACCATTGCCTCCTTGAATGTCATTCACAGTCCCTTTACACACAAATCTATATTCAAATGTTATGATGGTCACAGTGCATACATACTGAGAGACTAGGACATTCAAACAGATATACCAGCTGATTGTCTATTTTCATACAACTTCTGCAAACACAGAATAATTCTACTTAAACAGTCCTCCAGCACACAAactgtacattaattaagactttTTATATTATATCTCTATTAAATCTaccagatagacaaacaaagaaataaacaaacacacataaaagCAGGGAAACAcccagacagatagacagaaagacaaacaacaaaaagaaacaaacaacaaagacagccAAATAGACACATCATCAGtttaaacaacacaacagagaaTGACTTAAGTTTGTCTGAGCAAAGACACGAACACACAAGACTTAATTAAAAGTACTTCAAACAGTTCTCCTACATTCACGTACTCAATAGTTAATGCATGAAGTATACACACTATCTACAACATACAAGTCATGCATATACCATCTGTCCACGAGGAATACAAATTATCGTCGCTTGCCCAGCTAGGATACCATGTGTCAGCCCCACCATATGCTCCATACCGAGGACTAAATGAAATGTTACTAAGCACAGGTGACTGCTGAAACGGACAACCATCAGGAGCTTGACTATTCCACTCGGTATATTCCACAGGTGAATATCCTTCCACACCCAGATATTGATAGCCCAACTTAGTTGCATTCTCTACATCTTCAGCACACCCAGTAAGAAAGTAATCGTGCTTCTCCTCACTCCAATAGAGATTAAGAGCTGTGGCAACGGTTCCATCAATAAGAATAGAGCCATCGTAGTAGACATAGCCCTCAATGCGAACAAACTTGTACTCAGCTCTTTGAAGTAGATCAATAGATGATGGCATTGCAACATTAGCATAATCTCTGTACTTGTGATTGTAGTATGTGTATAGTGGAATCGTGTAAGTAGAATGAGTTGTGTTTGATGAAGCCTGCAGTATggcaaataaaaaataaactcTACAACATTCCATATCGTACAAACATAGCTACTACTAATACCAATTATACCatgattattataattaactTATGATTTCCAGAAATCAACTAAAGTTATTGATGTAGAATATAATGGACAACTAGAAAAAGAATAAATAGCATAAATAGTATAAGCACTATCTATTTAATTGAGTAGTACTATTCAACAAAAGTTAACAACGTACCAAATACactcagacctcgttattccaAACATGTTTGTCCTGCTGGTTTCTGTCAGACTAGTGTGAGGATGTCTGATTATCGGGTGTCAGAATaacaaggtctgactgtattgTGTAATGATATGCCAGACAGAGAGCATTTTGTTCTCTTATTGTCAATAAACAGTGTTAAGATTATACAGTGTACTACACTTGATCTATAAAAACTAGGTACAATGTTAAACTTGGTAAACACGGTAAAGATTTTGGCATGACTCATGAGTTCTTCCCACACTCATTGTTTATAGCATCTGGTGTACCTGTAGAGAATCTAAgagtgcgttcgaatactagttctagaactggaattggcGGGGGAGCAAAGTTCtatagcgttcgattggtagttGTAGCAGTTCTGCCTAGTGAGCTGGAATAGTTGGAACTGTCACACCGTAAATGCAAATTCCCGGAGGCTGCCGAAGTGAAATGGTGGGTACAGATGCCGAGGTCATTGTCGACCTTCTTGTTGGTTCTAATGAATACTTGTGGCAACCATCGCCTTggcaaacaccagaagaaaCAACATTTGGAACTGATTACAGCGATATTCTTGGCaagcagctccaaaaaaccAAAAGCGAAAGCCCTGCTGATGTtcaaacagactacaacaagttaGTGGAGTAGAAACGCCACTCTACTTATTGCGTTTTTCAGAGGTATgagcctttgcgcatgctcaacttgctgacagttctaagcgtttgtttgctagcaagagttccaacagttccaacagttctggcAGCTCCAGTCCTACaactggaactagtattcgaacgtaCCCTAAGAGATCCCTACTGTATACAAGTAGTTTAATTTCACTACTAGAGCTTACAAGAcagttttaataattattgtttaattTTCTACAATATGAAATAATATAAACATCAGTGTTAAATTTGcttaatacttaattaaatgccgCGATCGAATAAACGCCGCACTTCATTTACCGTATACATGCAGCATAATAACCATGCGTttattcaaagaaatacgggAACCAGATAACATACAATAAATGCTAATATTCTTGTATTGCTTCAAGAACATACATCTGAACAGGAAGAGACGAACGAGTAGTTGCTACTCTGTAGCTGATGCAGTGTCGCTTGCGTCGCTATCAGCACGTTATCCTCATGGGAAGAGCTGAAGTAACGGTACAAAGGGACCACTGATGCTGCAACGTAGACGAAACTAAAGACCACTACCAACTGTAAGTGGCCACGCATTATGGAATTTTGTCCACACACCAAATAACAACCGTAACGCACGCTAACACGCTGATTAGCTATGTATCATATAATTCTACACTAAAATCGATAGCTTATTCTACGTACACAACAGCTACTAGTGCAAAATAAGAAGAATGGTTGCACTTAAAGATTAGAAATCATAAACTTCTAATGGAAAAGTATCGACTCAGGGTCCATGTTGGTCATCTGTGCAATGTGCCGTAGCAAGTCTTTCTTGGTAATAATTCCTAGTAGACGACTaccacacaatacaacacattGATCAAACAATACACTACTTCATAAGTAGCATTTCATTCTCACCCATTGTGTGTGACCAGAGTGTGCCTAAGCCCCATTTTACGAAATATCTCAATAACCGTGTCTATCGGTGTTTGATCAATAATACAGAATGGACTCTAGGCAGACAAAGGCAGTTTGATCAACGAAACAGTTTACATATTTCACTGTGCAGAGAGTTGCTGCTTGGTGGTTCtatagttgtctgtctgcgaGTTTGGGAACTCTAGTCTACGTTTGTCTTTCCTACCTTGTCTAGCCATAAGTTGAGACTGACAGGATGACTCTGTTCAAGTTCTAAATGTCTTGGTATATCACGTGTAAAATAGACAACTGACTCGCTTGTAATCTGTGTATCAGCGCTGCGAGCAtgagctgcacaaacaagaaattacATTTGTCATTACTTCATCATGAAAATTATCTGCGGGGGACTGTCACCAAGAGCACGTGCAATCTCAGAGCTATTGACATAGCCTGCCAGCAACTGTGAATCCTCACTCAAAACAACTGGGAAACCAAAATAGTCAGTCTCGTCCAACAAGTGCTCTATAATACAGTGACAAGCAGTTATATCACCATACAGTAGATAGACAAACCAATTGTAATAATATTAACACCAATCATATCATTCATAAAATCTTCACACAACAAAGGTATAAAATAGTCCAGCATTGTGGTGTCGAGAGGGTTTGGTAAGAGGGTAGTATaacca from Corticium candelabrum chromosome 14, ooCorCand1.1, whole genome shotgun sequence carries:
- the LOC134190128 gene encoding uncharacterized protein LOC134190128 — translated: MRGHLQLVVVFSFVYVAASVVPLYRYFSSSHEDNVLIATQATLHQLQSSNYSFVSSCSDASSNTTHSTYTIPLYTYYNHKYRDYANVAMPSSIDLLQRAEYKFVRIEGYVYYDGSILIDGTVATALNLYWSEEKHDYFLTGCAEDVENATKLGYQYLGVEGYSPVEYTEWNSQAPDGCPFQQSPVLSNISFSPRYGAYGGADTWYPSWASDDNLYSSWTDGTVNDIQGGNGQHTTGFAVAIGSDPLSLTIANVGTFQSFPAPYKGRYPSANFVHQGVWYYGTYALDNPTIPPNPPPNCGNWCVQGPFIDFRYSTVVSPKTPPQWYEPRVDMSSATDNLFQESSMNNQKVKFGAPHVVDFGKELEYSPDKKVYIIAHGATRSAAHQSWMQGDEIYLARGVPSPATINNLSMWEFYAGKDDTGYDIWMHDLSAAKPIFTWENKTGVVTLTYLPALRRFIMCVSTPTFPPYTVKQFDTYLLESVNITGPYNIITYMREFGPEAYFVHIPSKFADSSPVVVNGTTYYRFYLSYSANFAMHNVTANPPGSGYHWTLQETRLMFKNTTVG